One region of gamma proteobacterium HIMB55 genomic DNA includes:
- a CDS encoding cytochrome c553 (PFAM: Cytochrome c), producing the protein MIFNRAIAAVAFALFANAALADGVLKGDAAAGEALSASCAACHGADGNSLAPTFPKLAGLGERYLLKQMKDIRDGRRPVALMAGQVDNMTDQQLADLAAFYDSHERTSGTADPDLVKLGRKIYLAGVSERKVAACSGCHSPSGKGNGPGGYPGLAGQHADYVQQQLEMFRLGYEDESGRTNGGDSKIMRTIAFGLSDLEIKAVASYVSGLQ; encoded by the coding sequence ATGATCTTTAATCGCGCGATCGCGGCAGTGGCTTTCGCTTTGTTTGCCAACGCTGCTTTAGCTGACGGTGTCTTGAAGGGCGATGCGGCCGCGGGTGAAGCCTTGTCTGCTTCTTGCGCAGCCTGCCACGGTGCCGACGGCAACAGCCTCGCACCAACGTTTCCAAAGCTTGCAGGTCTTGGTGAGCGTTACCTTCTGAAGCAGATGAAAGATATCCGTGATGGACGTCGTCCGGTTGCGCTTATGGCGGGTCAGGTCGACAACATGACCGATCAGCAGTTGGCAGATCTCGCGGCGTTCTATGATTCGCACGAGAGAACATCGGGTACCGCAGACCCAGATCTCGTAAAGTTGGGCCGTAAGATCTACCTCGCGGGTGTTTCTGAGCGAAAGGTTGCTGCCTGTTCTGGTTGCCACAGCCCCTCAGGTAAAGGTAACGGCCCTGGCGGCTATCCAGGTCTTGCCGGTCAACACGCTGACTACGTACAGCAGCAGCTCGAAATGTTCCGACTTGGCTATGAAGACGAGAGCGGTCGAACCAACGGTGGTGACAGCAAAATTATGCGCACCATTGCATTTGGTTTGAGTGATCTTGAGATCAAAGCCGTCGCAAGTTATGTTTCGGGTCTTCAATAA
- a CDS encoding DNA polymerase I (PFAM: 5'-3' exonuclease, C-terminal SAM fold; 3'-5' exonuclease; 5'-3' exonuclease, N-terminal resolvase-like domain; DNA polymerase family A~TIGRFAM: DNA polymerase I), which translates to MTDASRLILVDGSSYLFRAFHALPPLTNSKGMNTGAAKGVIGMLKRLQADNPADQLVVIFDAKGPTFRNEIYSEYKANRPPMPEELREQIEPIHNVIRAMGLPLISISGVEADDVIGTLSVMAAEQQRPVLISTGDKDMAQLVNDHVTLVNTMTQTVLDREGVIEKFGVPPELIIDLLALMGDSVDNIPGVAGVGEKTALALLQNLGGVADIYAQLDRVPELPVRGAKSLGDKLLASQEMAELSYVLATIKTDCDLDLGETDLRSSAPDNERLIALYRDLEFKSWLDELLSPGLFADTAPEAPVASAPELNTVTITEQSVLNEWLGLLQGASLFAFDTETTSLNYMQAEIVGVSFAVEAGEAAYVPLAHINPGLEGQLDRESVLEQLRPLLESDAVKKVGQHLKYDANVLANHGITLRGIAHDTMLESYVLDAVGSRHDMGSLALKYLGQRVISFEEVAGKGAKQITFDHVPIEQAAEYAAEDADVTLRLHEALQPKLKAEPKLREVYEGLELPLVPVLSKIERNGAYVSVDRLRQQSSEIATRLAELETQACDLAGQPFNLASPKQLGEILFEKLELPVIKKTPKGAPSTAEEVLVELANDYELPAVLIEHRGLAKLKSTYTDKLPEMVDPRTGRVHTSYHQAVTATGRLSSSDPNLQNIPVRTDEGRRIRQAFVAPEGRKIVAADYSQIELRIMAHLSSDAGLLHAFANELDVHSATAAEVFDVALDEVSSDQRRKAKAINFGLIYGMSAFGLAKQIGVARGEAQEYIDRYFARYPGVADYMDATRALAHEQGYVETLLGRRLYLPEINARNKQRQLAAERTAINAPMQGTAADIIKLAMIAVDGWLADSALDAKMIMQVHDELVFEVAEDVCAELCSEVTTRMANVIELKVPLLTEVGVGDNWDEAH; encoded by the coding sequence ATGACTGACGCGTCCCGCCTAATTCTGGTCGATGGCTCTTCATATTTGTTCAGGGCGTTTCACGCACTACCTCCACTGACCAACAGCAAAGGAATGAATACCGGTGCGGCCAAGGGCGTGATCGGTATGTTGAAGCGCCTGCAAGCGGATAATCCTGCCGATCAGTTGGTTGTTATTTTCGACGCAAAAGGCCCCACTTTTAGAAACGAGATTTACTCTGAGTACAAAGCCAATCGGCCTCCCATGCCTGAAGAGCTTCGCGAGCAAATCGAGCCTATACACAATGTCATTCGTGCTATGGGCCTCCCGCTGATATCGATTTCAGGTGTAGAGGCGGACGACGTTATCGGAACACTGTCTGTTATGGCAGCAGAGCAGCAAAGACCGGTACTCATTTCCACGGGCGACAAAGACATGGCGCAGCTGGTCAACGACCACGTAACGCTTGTAAACACCATGACACAGACCGTGCTCGATCGTGAGGGCGTCATTGAAAAGTTCGGTGTGCCTCCAGAGTTGATCATTGATCTACTGGCGCTTATGGGTGACTCGGTCGATAACATTCCGGGCGTGGCTGGTGTCGGCGAGAAGACGGCTTTGGCATTACTTCAGAATTTGGGTGGCGTCGCTGATATCTACGCACAGTTAGATCGCGTGCCAGAGCTGCCTGTTCGTGGTGCAAAGTCACTGGGCGACAAGCTTCTCGCGAGCCAGGAAATGGCCGAGCTATCCTACGTGCTCGCAACAATAAAGACCGACTGCGATCTCGATTTGGGCGAGACAGATCTGCGCTCATCTGCGCCGGATAACGAACGGCTCATAGCGCTTTATCGCGATCTCGAGTTTAAGTCATGGCTGGATGAGCTCTTGAGTCCGGGACTCTTCGCAGACACTGCGCCCGAGGCGCCCGTTGCCAGTGCGCCAGAGCTGAATACTGTCACCATTACAGAGCAGAGTGTGCTCAATGAGTGGTTAGGCCTTCTTCAGGGTGCGTCTTTATTTGCGTTTGACACGGAAACCACCAGCCTGAACTACATGCAGGCTGAAATTGTGGGGGTCTCTTTTGCGGTTGAGGCAGGCGAAGCCGCGTACGTGCCGCTAGCGCACATTAATCCCGGGCTTGAAGGACAGCTCGATCGTGAATCAGTGCTCGAGCAGCTGCGACCACTCCTGGAGTCAGATGCGGTAAAGAAAGTCGGTCAGCATCTTAAGTACGATGCGAATGTGCTTGCTAACCATGGCATTACGCTGCGCGGTATAGCGCACGACACCATGCTCGAGTCTTATGTATTGGACGCAGTGGGAAGTCGCCATGACATGGGCAGCTTGGCGCTCAAATATCTCGGTCAGCGGGTTATTTCCTTCGAAGAGGTTGCTGGAAAGGGTGCAAAACAGATCACTTTTGACCATGTCCCCATCGAACAAGCCGCTGAATATGCCGCTGAAGATGCAGATGTCACGCTGCGGCTGCATGAAGCGCTCCAGCCCAAACTCAAGGCAGAGCCCAAATTGCGTGAGGTATACGAGGGGCTCGAGCTGCCTTTGGTGCCTGTGCTATCAAAGATCGAGCGCAACGGTGCCTATGTCTCAGTAGATCGCTTGCGACAACAGAGCAGCGAAATCGCAACTCGACTGGCAGAATTGGAAACTCAGGCCTGCGATCTCGCGGGGCAGCCGTTCAACCTGGCGTCACCGAAGCAGCTTGGTGAGATTTTGTTTGAGAAGCTCGAGTTGCCGGTAATTAAGAAGACGCCGAAGGGCGCGCCTTCGACGGCAGAAGAGGTATTGGTCGAGCTTGCGAATGACTACGAGCTACCGGCCGTGCTGATCGAGCACCGCGGACTCGCCAAGCTCAAATCCACGTACACCGATAAGCTGCCAGAGATGGTCGACCCAAGAACCGGTCGTGTACACACGTCATACCATCAGGCGGTTACGGCAACCGGTCGTTTATCGTCGAGTGACCCGAACTTACAAAACATTCCCGTAAGAACCGACGAGGGCCGTCGCATCCGTCAGGCCTTTGTTGCGCCTGAGGGTAGAAAGATTGTTGCCGCGGATTACTCTCAAATCGAACTGAGAATCATGGCGCACCTATCGAGTGATGCGGGTTTGCTCCACGCCTTTGCCAATGAGCTCGATGTCCACAGTGCGACAGCGGCAGAGGTTTTCGATGTCGCTCTAGATGAAGTAAGCAGCGATCAGCGAAGGAAGGCGAAAGCGATTAACTTCGGTTTGATCTACGGCATGTCCGCATTTGGGCTCGCCAAACAGATCGGTGTTGCCCGAGGCGAAGCCCAGGAGTATATCGATCGATACTTTGCTCGATATCCCGGTGTAGCGGATTACATGGATGCAACGCGAGCACTTGCTCACGAGCAGGGCTATGTCGAAACCTTGTTAGGGCGTCGGCTGTATTTGCCCGAAATCAACGCGAGGAATAAGCAGCGTCAGTTGGCGGCGGAGCGAACGGCGATTAACGCTCCAATGCAGGGTACCGCGGCGGACATTATCAAGTTGGCAATGATAGCGGTGGATGGTTGGCTTGCGGACTCTGCGCTTGATGCGAAGATGATCATGCAGGTTCACGATGAATTGGTATTCGAGGTTGCAGAAGATGTCTGCGCCGAGTTGTGCAGCGAAGTAACCACCCGCATGGCCAATGTTATCGAGCTAAAAGTGCCACTACTTACCGAGGTGGGCGTGGGCGACAACTGGGACGAGGCGCACTAA
- a CDS encoding cytochrome c5 yields the protein MKANILKFALIAGATAVAATSVQAAEQPPQYAASCGACHAVGVAGAPKTGDAAQWEPRLAKGMEALVSSVKNGLGVMPPGGLCNGCSDDDYKALITYMSTPQ from the coding sequence ATGAAAGCAAATATCTTAAAATTCGCACTGATCGCAGGCGCGACGGCAGTAGCTGCAACTTCAGTTCAGGCAGCAGAGCAGCCTCCACAGTACGCAGCATCATGCGGTGCCTGCCACGCAGTAGGCGTTGCCGGTGCACCCAAGACAGGTGACGCCGCGCAGTGGGAGCCACGTTTGGCAAAAGGTATGGAAGCGCTCGTGTCTTCAGTGAAGAACGGTTTGGGCGTTATGCCTCCCGGCGGTCTTTGCAATGGCTGTAGCGATGACGACTACAAAGCCCTCATTACATATATGTCTACTCCGCAGTAA
- a CDS encoding DSBA-like thioredoxin (PFAM: DSBA-like thioredoxin domain), with amino-acid sequence MLRLLRTVSLIAVALFSVATTAQEQYQEGVHYELIEPTVHTGISDKVVVSEFFSYGCGHCFNFEPLLESFETRLPEGVVVQRIPVIWNNNAGMKLLAKTYYAAQILDVLDPVHGAMFNAIHRQRKRIATPEAVRAVFVDSGVDGKRFDRAFKSFGTDSMVRQAAARTEGARINGTPSLMVNGKYRIDTRQAGGQANMLKIAAFLADKELARMNKAASAAE; translated from the coding sequence ATGCTACGCCTTCTACGTACCGTTTCATTGATTGCAGTTGCACTATTTTCAGTCGCAACAACTGCGCAAGAGCAGTATCAGGAAGGCGTGCATTACGAGTTGATCGAACCTACCGTCCACACTGGCATCAGCGACAAAGTCGTCGTTTCTGAGTTTTTCTCCTACGGCTGTGGACATTGCTTCAACTTCGAACCGCTTTTGGAGTCTTTTGAGACGCGTTTACCCGAGGGCGTGGTAGTCCAGCGTATTCCGGTTATTTGGAATAACAACGCTGGCATGAAGCTTCTGGCAAAGACCTATTACGCGGCGCAAATTTTGGACGTGCTCGACCCTGTTCACGGTGCAATGTTCAATGCTATTCACCGACAGCGTAAGCGCATCGCGACACCCGAAGCGGTTCGTGCGGTATTTGTTGACAGCGGTGTTGATGGCAAAAGATTTGATCGTGCGTTCAAGTCCTTTGGTACCGATAGCATGGTCAGACAAGCTGCTGCTCGCACTGAGGGTGCGCGCATCAATGGCACACCATCGCTAATGGTCAACGGCAAGTACCGAATCGACACGCGCCAAGCAGGTGGCCAAGCCAACATGCTAAAGATCGCTGCATTCCTTGCAGATAAAGAGCTGGCTCGTATGAACAAGGCAGCGAGTGCCGCCGAATAA
- a CDS encoding diguanylate cyclase (GGDEF) domain-containing protein (PFAM: GGDEF domain~TIGRFAM: diguanylate cyclase (GGDEF) domain), producing the protein MRDLFSNASQDQPRAKLSVYEPSLRDSFEFRDLMRKAVLYLSTLLTFGAFLNVHNRGEPHIEMWLTLAPSCVALIAAARLSPSSRHLFAGLHLLMAIMVLTICVQVVHGIRELLLWTLPFYLIWIMMLPTTVVAIFGLTVSLITTFLADDHSPVPTNYMLALASAMVVHFAKEQLRNHLHLAASDALTGALNRRYLLTQLSARRADFTRDQRFSSLMLFDVDGLKEINDRFGHRFGDDTLKFIVEIIQQRVRATDALFRIGGDEFALILVGAKAHAALNVANEIRGLIRDKKPSELPDFSISFGVCAVDDSSSPEDWLDSADEALYAAKSKGGDTAQLAA; encoded by the coding sequence ATGCGGGATCTGTTTTCGAACGCTAGTCAGGACCAACCGAGAGCCAAGCTTAGCGTCTATGAGCCCTCGTTGAGGGATAGTTTCGAATTCCGGGATCTCATGCGGAAGGCGGTCCTTTATCTCTCTACGTTGCTGACATTTGGCGCTTTCTTAAATGTGCACAACAGAGGGGAGCCGCACATCGAAATGTGGCTGACGTTGGCTCCCAGCTGTGTTGCACTGATTGCTGCGGCGCGCCTATCTCCCTCATCCCGTCATTTATTTGCCGGGCTTCATTTGCTCATGGCTATCATGGTTCTCACTATCTGTGTGCAAGTAGTACACGGGATTAGAGAGCTGCTGTTATGGACACTGCCCTTCTATTTAATTTGGATCATGATGTTGCCTACAACGGTCGTCGCTATTTTTGGCTTGACCGTTTCCTTGATAACGACTTTTCTCGCAGATGACCATTCGCCGGTACCTACCAACTACATGTTGGCGCTTGCGTCGGCAATGGTTGTCCATTTCGCTAAAGAACAGTTGAGAAATCATTTGCACCTTGCAGCAAGCGATGCCCTTACGGGTGCACTCAATAGACGGTATCTACTGACACAATTGAGTGCACGTCGCGCCGATTTCACCCGAGATCAGCGGTTTTCGAGTTTGATGCTCTTTGATGTTGACGGTCTTAAGGAGATAAATGATCGATTTGGGCATCGGTTTGGCGACGATACACTCAAATTTATTGTTGAAATTATTCAGCAACGGGTTCGCGCCACGGATGCACTATTCCGTATTGGCGGAGATGAGTTTGCATTGATACTTGTCGGTGCTAAAGCGCACGCTGCGCTTAATGTAGCCAACGAAATCCGAGGTCTCATAAGAGACAAAAAGCCCAGCGAGCTACCTGATTTTTCTATCTCGTTTGGTGTCTGCGCAGTCGACGACTCGTCATCCCCCGAGGATTGGTTGGACTCTGCTGATGAGGCACTCTACGCCGCTAAAAGTAAAGGCGGTGATACCGCCCAGTTAGCCGCGTAA
- a CDS encoding uncharacterized protein SCO1/SenC/PrrC (PFAM: SCO1/SenC), with protein MSFTQRQRVGLTVAAILLGIAVIVSGFVHRIQQPRIMTVSEMRANGLFIFDTPRDPGAFELINHHGAPFIADSLQGDWTLLFFGFTYCPDVCPTTMSFLAEVKENLVGTEAESTRVVMVSVDPARDTVEQLAQYVPYFHPEFLGVTGDFPDILSFARRFNAPFRKVTMEDGDYQIDHSANVVLINPKGDFHGFFRAPLDLAKVKVTLRSAQYYWSQQYD; from the coding sequence GTGAGCTTTACCCAACGTCAGCGTGTAGGTCTTACCGTTGCCGCGATTCTGTTGGGAATTGCGGTTATCGTCTCGGGGTTTGTCCATCGGATTCAACAACCCAGAATTATGACCGTGTCTGAGATGCGGGCGAACGGACTGTTTATCTTTGACACGCCGAGAGACCCGGGCGCATTTGAGTTGATTAACCATCACGGCGCGCCCTTTATTGCAGACAGCCTACAAGGCGATTGGACCCTGCTCTTTTTTGGTTTCACCTATTGCCCTGACGTATGCCCCACCACAATGTCCTTCCTCGCTGAGGTGAAGGAAAATCTTGTGGGCACTGAGGCTGAGAGCACGCGCGTCGTTATGGTGTCCGTTGATCCCGCACGCGACACGGTCGAGCAGCTCGCGCAATATGTGCCCTACTTCCATCCGGAGTTTTTAGGCGTGACTGGTGACTTCCCCGATATTTTGAGTTTCGCACGTCGGTTTAACGCTCCTTTTCGTAAGGTCACTATGGAAGACGGCGATTACCAGATTGATCACAGCGCGAACGTGGTCTTGATTAACCCAAAAGGTGATTTCCACGGCTTTTTCCGAGCACCACTGGATTTGGCCAAGGTCAAAGTGACCTTGCGTTCAGCGCAATACTATTGGAGCCAGCAATATGACTGA
- a CDS encoding transcriptional regulator (PFAM: AsnC family) — protein MDDINTLDRVDLKLLAQLQRDASLSNLELAERVGLSPTPCARRVKRLMNEGFIERQVAVLSPEKLGYDLTAHVSISMDRHTPDRFENFEAEIASYDEVVDCSVVTGQSADYLLRVVVKDMKHFEAVLLGKLTRIPGVTGVHSSFVLRKVISRTEIPLG, from the coding sequence ATGGATGATATAAATACATTAGACCGTGTTGATTTGAAGCTCCTCGCACAACTACAGCGAGATGCGAGCTTGAGTAATTTAGAGCTCGCTGAACGCGTCGGGCTTTCACCAACACCCTGTGCGCGTCGAGTAAAACGACTCATGAACGAGGGCTTCATCGAGCGACAAGTAGCCGTGCTAAGCCCCGAAAAGCTGGGCTACGACCTAACGGCGCACGTCAGCATCTCCATGGATCGGCACACACCCGACCGCTTTGAAAATTTCGAGGCGGAGATCGCGAGCTATGATGAAGTTGTCGACTGCTCAGTTGTAACAGGTCAAAGCGCCGACTACTTGTTACGCGTCGTGGTCAAGGACATGAAACATTTCGAAGCCGTATTGCTGGGTAAGCTCACCCGGATTCCCGGAGTCACCGGTGTGCACTCGAGCTTTGTATTGAGGAAGGTGATCAGCCGAACAGAGATCCCACTCGGCTAA
- a CDS encoding 2-isopropylmalate synthase (PFAM: HMGL-like; LeuA allosteric (dimerisation) domain~TIGRFAM: 2-isopropylmalate synthase, yeast type), whose amino-acid sequence MSSEGFGAFDHRKYPIYQPLKKADRRWPDQVLTKAPEWCSVDLRDGNQALIEPMTSDKKLRLWELLVDLGFKQIEVGFPSASSHDFDFLRKLIEEDRIPSDVTVQVLTQAREELITRTFEALKGCRRAVLHFYNSTSTVQRDYVFGLDRAGITEIAVNGAELVKSAAAKYPETEWVFEYSPESFTGTEMDFAVDVCNAVIDVIKPTPDNKMIINLPATVEVSTPNIYADQIEWFCDNVNHRDSLLVSLHTHNDRGGAVAAGELGLLAGADRVEGTLLGNGERTGNMDIVTMAMNMYSQGIDPELDFSQMDEMIAACKECTQLPLHPRHPYAGELVFTAFSGSHQDAINKCLARRDSDSLWEVAYLPIDPADIGRSYQEVIRINSQSGKGGVAYVLNRDHGLDLPRWLQVDFSASVQALAEQSESEVQSDDIYSLFLSTYKLDEPALKVGKYQLSRDDTVDQLNVQIVGLDGSPTLSGQGAGVVGAFTDAISKQTGHKIIVVEYSEHTLGSDGDAEAICYVQLAIDGTRVCGVGRSTDIVHATMGAILSGLGRHSNAYLTAA is encoded by the coding sequence ATGAGCAGTGAAGGTTTTGGTGCTTTTGATCACCGCAAGTACCCGATATATCAACCGCTGAAAAAGGCCGATCGCCGTTGGCCGGATCAAGTTCTGACAAAGGCACCCGAGTGGTGCAGTGTCGATTTGCGTGACGGCAACCAGGCGTTGATTGAACCTATGACTTCTGACAAGAAGCTACGCCTATGGGAGCTTCTCGTTGACCTTGGATTTAAGCAAATCGAAGTGGGCTTCCCCTCGGCTTCGTCCCATGACTTTGATTTCCTGCGAAAGCTCATCGAAGAAGACAGAATTCCCAGCGACGTAACCGTACAGGTGCTCACGCAGGCCAGAGAGGAGTTGATTACGCGCACCTTTGAAGCGCTGAAGGGCTGTCGCAGAGCTGTTTTGCACTTTTATAACAGCACATCCACGGTCCAGCGTGATTATGTATTTGGTCTCGATCGCGCGGGTATTACAGAAATTGCTGTGAACGGAGCTGAACTGGTCAAATCTGCCGCAGCCAAGTACCCAGAAACTGAATGGGTTTTCGAATATAGCCCAGAGAGCTTCACGGGCACCGAGATGGACTTTGCCGTTGATGTCTGTAACGCAGTCATTGATGTCATCAAGCCAACACCCGATAACAAGATGATTATCAATCTGCCGGCGACCGTGGAGGTCAGCACACCGAATATCTACGCCGATCAAATTGAGTGGTTCTGCGACAACGTAAATCATCGCGACTCGCTGCTTGTGTCGTTGCATACACACAACGACCGCGGTGGTGCAGTTGCAGCCGGCGAGCTTGGTTTGCTTGCAGGTGCTGACCGGGTAGAGGGGACGCTGCTTGGTAACGGTGAGCGGACCGGGAATATGGACATCGTCACTATGGCGATGAATATGTACAGCCAAGGCATCGATCCAGAGCTCGACTTCTCGCAGATGGATGAAATGATTGCGGCCTGCAAAGAGTGCACGCAACTGCCGCTCCATCCCCGTCATCCCTACGCTGGAGAACTGGTGTTTACCGCATTCTCCGGAAGCCACCAAGACGCCATCAACAAGTGCTTGGCGCGCCGAGATAGCGATAGTCTTTGGGAGGTGGCTTATCTGCCTATTGATCCGGCTGATATTGGCAGGAGTTATCAGGAAGTTATCCGTATCAATAGCCAGTCAGGAAAGGGTGGCGTTGCCTACGTCTTAAACCGTGATCATGGTCTCGATTTACCGCGCTGGCTGCAGGTCGATTTCAGTGCTTCTGTTCAGGCGCTGGCGGAGCAATCAGAGTCTGAAGTGCAGTCAGACGACATTTACAGTCTCTTTTTGAGTACTTATAAACTAGATGAGCCTGCGCTTAAGGTAGGTAAGTATCAGTTGTCGCGTGACGACACTGTTGATCAGCTTAATGTTCAAATTGTAGGTCTCGATGGCTCGCCTACACTTTCCGGCCAAGGTGCCGGCGTGGTCGGTGCATTCACCGATGCCATCTCAAAGCAAACAGGACACAAAATCATTGTTGTTGAATACAGTGAGCACACCTTGGGTTCAGATGGTGACGCTGAAGCCATTTGCTATGTGCAATTAGCGATCGACGGTACGCGCGTGTGTGGTGTGGGCCGAAGTACAGACATTGTGCACGCTACGATGGGCGCGATCTTGTCAGGTTTGGGTCGCCACAGTAATGCGTATTTAACAGCGGCGTAG
- a CDS encoding cell division checkpoint GTPase YihA (PFAM: GTPase of unknown function~TIGRFAM: ribosome biogenesis GTP-binding protein YsxC/EngB), protein MNNAPADLGCEVAFAGRSNAGKSSAINALTGNSKLARTSRTPGRTQLINFFSVADQIRLVDLPGYGFAKVPLKVKEEWNKQLERYLQYRESLKGLILLMDIRHPLKDYDRQMIEWATISEMPVHVLLTKSDKLKRGPAKNALLAVKKELKEHERWISVQLFSSHNHDGMDELQRTLNWWLTLPDDDIEPIESTPDENVPLE, encoded by the coding sequence TTGAATAATGCACCTGCGGACCTTGGCTGCGAGGTCGCCTTTGCCGGGAGAAGTAATGCAGGAAAGTCGAGTGCGATCAATGCGCTTACGGGCAACAGCAAATTGGCGAGGACGTCCCGCACACCGGGTAGAACACAGCTTATCAACTTCTTTAGCGTCGCCGATCAAATTCGCCTTGTCGACCTGCCGGGCTATGGCTTTGCCAAAGTGCCGCTCAAAGTAAAGGAAGAGTGGAACAAACAACTCGAGCGCTATTTGCAATATCGAGAGAGCCTAAAAGGGTTGATCCTACTCATGGATATCCGACATCCACTCAAGGATTACGACCGACAAATGATCGAATGGGCCACCATCAGTGAAATGCCGGTCCATGTCCTGCTGACAAAGAGCGACAAGCTCAAACGCGGCCCGGCGAAAAACGCCCTACTTGCCGTCAAAAAAGAACTCAAGGAACACGAGCGCTGGATTTCGGTTCAGCTTTTCTCATCGCATAACCACGACGGCATGGACGAACTGCAACGAACGCTTAACTGGTGGCTGACATTGCCCGATGACGATATTGAGCCGATTGAGAGCACACCCGATGAAAATGTCCCACTGGAATGA